The Hippoglossus stenolepis isolate QCI-W04-F060 chromosome 12, HSTE1.2, whole genome shotgun sequence genome segment CGTCGTGCTCGTTCACACAGTGTCTCCGTACGGTGGACTCCTTGAAGAACTTCTGAGGACAGTGTCCACAGATGAACCTCTGAAAGTTGTGACTGCTGGCGTCGCTGCAGTGTTTGTACGCGGCCGCCTCCGAGTCAAAGATGTCCTCGCACATCCTGCACATCCAAGTCTGCTCTGCTTTCGAAGAAGATGTCTCCGCTGTGTTCTGCTGGACTGTGAAAGACTTggaggatgaatgaatggagaCATCGTGGCTGGTGGACGGCTCGGCATCGATGACTGTGGCGGCGTCCTCAGACACTTCTTGTTCGGCAAAGTAGGTGTGTCCACTGTGAGCTTCTGTCACGTGCGACAGGATGTCTTCGTGCCGAGGCATTTCCACCTTGCACTTGCGGCAGTAGAAGAGAAAGTTGGAGAGATGAGCTCCCCCGTGAAACCGGCTCATATGCAAACGGGTAATTGAAGACTCTCCCATGTGTTTGCCACAGACGCCGCACTGATGGAAAATCTGGTTTATAGCCATGAGATGCCTACTGGCTGCATCCTCCTCCAAGAACTGCAGACCACACTCGCAGAACCACGCTGTTGTTGGGTTCCTGCTCATGCGGCCATTCACACTTGGGCTAAGTCGCTTGCGTTTGGCTGGAAAACCTTCGTCATCGTTCTTCTTGCGTGTTCTTTTTGGTGTTTCAAGGCCAGTGGACTGTATTGCCCCCCGTGCCCCTTTAGCCATCCTGGCGTGCTGCAGAAGTGCATTGCCCATCGTCTGGTTGATCTCGACATCGTGCTGGGTCGATTCTTTGTGGCGCTCGATTTCATCTTGGCTGAGGAAGATCTGACAGCAGAGGGAGCACTGCCCTCgcacctgcagctgtttcatCACCTGACCTATTGTTATATCAGCTTTGGCCACTGCACAGCCCTGTCTGCAGAACacgctgaaaaagaaaatgagtaaGTTCTATAAAAATTCCAAACACAATATACATAAAATCGGGGCATTCTATCCAAACACTGTAACACTGCATGTTAGAATAAGCTCTTACTTACTTAAAGTGAGCTTGAGCTGCCTGATGCGAGATCAGTACTTTGTGACATAAAGAGCAGCGGACATTGAACCGTACATCCTTGCACAAAGCAGTGAGACGGTTCTTAACATACTGTGGGACTGGAACCGGCATCGGTTTTCCTCTGGGTTCTAACAAGACGACAAAAGTAAAATGTAGACATACTCCTGTTAATAAAATACCTCCTGAGATTTGATTATGTGTAGTTTTGATGAAAATTGTTCCAACAAACCATTCATGGAAAGAGTCTCTGTGAAGTGGTTTTTGGTCGACATGTGCTGAAGGCACTCGTCTCTGAGGTTGAAGAGGAGGTAGCAGGCAGGGCAGGCGAAACACACAATCCGCTGATAGGCCTGAATTATGCTGTGAGCATTATCAGCAGATGAATTTACCTAAGATTCAAAATGAGAGAAGTCCTGAAATTTGACTCCTGTAAATTTATAGCAAACTACGACTTTCAAAATCGAATGGATAAAAAACATTGAGAGTGTATAAACCTTAGTCTCTAGATGTGTTCTCCATGCTTCTTTGGTCTGAAAGTGTTGACCACAGGCAACACAGGCAAAGAGTTCAGAAGGACATCCCTTCAGATTGATAGCTGGATCACAAGGGGAATGATCAAACCTGCACGCAAGATATTTTACTTCAAAATATGCAGATTTGGACACAGGAACATGGTTCAAAGCATTTGACCTACGCTGAAATGAACAGACGATTATTACCTTTTCAAGTGCCCATTAAGCAGTAAGGCGTTTTCATAAACACGACCACAGTTAATCACTGGACAAGTGTGTCTAGTTGAACTATTTATGGGGAAAGAAGCAGGTCTGCGCCTTCTTCCAAAACCAGAACTGATCGATCCAGGAGCGAGACCTAAATAAACCCAGAGGTACAGTGTAATCAGGTGGACAGAATCAGTCAAATAAcacaatagcaacagatctatTAAAACAAGTACAGCCATGTGATGAACGTGAGTCATTGCAGCAGCACAGAATATTAGAGAGGTAAAAGTATCAATGTCAGTGATACTGATCCACATTACCTGGCATCTTTAGCCACATGTCTACACAGTGCTTTGCTTCTCCATTAGCAGCACTGAAAGCCAACTCCTGCTGTCCATGAACTTTTTGTAAGATCTGCttctcctgaaaaaaaa includes the following:
- the znf451 gene encoding E3 SUMO-protein ligase ZNF451 isoform X1, which codes for MSSPVQTDEDEAEEVEEVEFVSEDQQKPVLECIDLLSDDSDDEGCSSFTGALEDEITRHKARVSSTLDKLAQQVALEKKERADKCRAFKEKQILQKVHGQQELAFSAANGEAKHCVDMWLKMPGLAPGSISSGFGRRRRPASFPINSSTRHTCPVINCGRVYENALLLNGHLKRFDHSPCDPAINLKGCPSELFACVACGQHFQTKEAWRTHLETKVNSSADNAHSIIQAYQRIVCFACPACYLLFNLRDECLQHMSTKNHFTETLSMNEPRGKPMPVPVPQYVKNRLTALCKDVRFNVRCSLCHKVLISHQAAQAHFNVFCRQGCAVAKADITIGQVMKQLQVRGQCSLCCQIFLSQDEIERHKESTQHDVEINQTMGNALLQHARMAKGARGAIQSTGLETPKRTRKKNDDEGFPAKRKRLSPSVNGRMSRNPTTAWFCECGLQFLEEDAASRHLMAINQIFHQCGVCGKHMGESSITRLHMSRFHGGAHLSNFLFYCRKCKVEMPRHEDILSHVTEAHSGHTYFAEQEVSEDAATVIDAEPSTSHDVSIHSSSKSFTVQQNTAETSSSKAEQTWMCRMCEDIFDSEAAAYKHCSDASSHNFQRFICGHCPQKFFKESTVRRHCVNEHDGQIKSSHFCGLCDSMQFEVEGEFLEHYKSLHSKDYFRMDDGDVVQPAVAKSASRLTCPCMSSEKSKEEMKATYTQCMRNLAAEGRCQYVCAPCDVTVPSYARMKTHVHMKHTALHLDKTFDVECKECPESFESVQSFHNHYHSRHCALEPCRSSRTCEKNIKEEAATANIFSAVEIEADNNESEDETRETFLNISQDNKESEANENESDEEMKNAMSMIEEEARESTEIEEALQRSLLEF
- the znf451 gene encoding E3 SUMO-protein ligase ZNF451 isoform X2 gives rise to the protein MSSPVQTDEDEAEEVEEVEFVSEDQQKPVLECIDLLSDDSDDEGCSSFTGALEDEITRHKARVSSTLDKLAQQVALEKKERADKCRAFKEKQILQKVHGQQELAFSAANGEAKHCVDMWLKMPGLAPGSISSGFGRRRRPASFPINSSTRHTCPVINCGRVYENALLLNGHLKRFDHSPCDPAINLKGCPSELFACVACGQHFQTKEAWRTHLETKVNSSADNAHSIIQAYQRIVCFACPACYLLFNLRDECLQHMSTKNHFTETLSMNEPRGKPMPVPVPQYVKNRLTALCKDVRFNVRCSLCHKVLISHQAAQAHFNVFCRQGCAVAKADITIGQVMKQLQVRGQCSLCCQIFLSQDEIERHKESTQHDVEINQTMGNALLQHARMAKGARGAIQSTGLETPKRTRKKNDDEGFPAKRKRLSPSVNGRMSRNPTTAWFCECGLQFLEEDAASRHLMAINQIFHQCGVCGKHMGESSITRLHMSRFHGGAHLSNFLFYCRKCKVEMPRHEDILSHVTEAHSGHTYFAEQEVSEDAATVIDAEPSTSHDVSIHSSSKSFTVQQNTAETSSSKAEQTWMCRMCEDIFDSEAAAYKHCSDASSHNFQRFICGHCPQKFFKESTVRRHCVNEHDGQIKSSHFCGLCDSMQFEVEGEFLEHYKSLHSKDYFRMDDGDVVQPAVAKSASRLTCPCMSSEKSKEEMKATYTQCMRNLAAEGRCQYVCAPCDVTVPSYARMKTHVHMKHTALHLDKTFDVECKECPESFESVQSFHNHYHSRHCALEPCRSSRTCEKNIKEEAATANIFSAVEIEADNNDESDEEMKNAMSMIEEEARESTEIEEALQRSLLEF